The Desulfomicrobium orale DSM 12838 genome includes a window with the following:
- a CDS encoding MBL fold metallo-hydrolase, producing MTKQQASLSRSILRASGPVFRNRYPHGRPGLRDLLRWNRERRRQGLPAPPRADLSPVPPDLERIHSGAPRGRVTWIGHSTLLVQMAGLNILTDPHFSACAAPVPGLGPRRWQPPGLGLDELPGVDMVLISHNHYDHLDLPSVRALAARNPDALFAVPRGLERWFATRVPHAQVRSMDWDERLPADSGTGLEVCFVSVQHWSKRGLWDTDRSLWGGFALLSAGMRFFFAGDLGYSAACRDIGRLYGPFDLAAIPIGAYEPRWFMHNQHINPEEAVQVHRDIRSRRSLGIHWGTFHGITDEPLDQPPADLAEAREQAGIPPEEFFVLRHGQSVDILED from the coding sequence GTGACGAAACAACAAGCCAGCCTGTCCCGGAGCATTCTCCGCGCGTCCGGCCCTGTTTTCCGCAACAGATACCCGCATGGCCGCCCCGGCCTGCGAGATCTCCTGCGCTGGAACCGGGAACGCCGCAGGCAGGGGCTCCCCGCACCGCCCAGGGCGGACCTGTCGCCGGTGCCGCCGGACCTGGAACGTATCCACTCCGGCGCACCCAGGGGCCGCGTGACCTGGATCGGGCATTCCACCCTGCTGGTGCAGATGGCCGGGCTGAACATCCTGACGGATCCGCATTTTTCCGCCTGCGCCGCGCCCGTGCCCGGCCTCGGCCCCCGCAGATGGCAGCCGCCGGGGCTCGGTCTGGACGAACTGCCCGGCGTGGACATGGTCCTCATTTCCCACAACCACTACGACCACCTTGATCTGCCCAGCGTGCGTGCGCTGGCGGCGCGCAATCCGGATGCTCTGTTCGCCGTCCCCAGAGGGCTGGAAAGATGGTTCGCTACCCGCGTGCCGCACGCGCAGGTCCGGTCCATGGACTGGGACGAGCGCCTTCCGGCGGACTCCGGCACGGGGCTGGAGGTGTGCTTCGTGTCCGTACAGCATTGGAGCAAACGCGGCCTCTGGGACACGGACCGTTCCCTGTGGGGCGGCTTCGCCCTGCTCTCGGCCGGAATGCGCTTTTTCTTCGCCGGAGACCTGGGATATTCCGCGGCCTGCCGGGATATCGGCCGCCTGTACGGCCCCTTCGACCTGGCGGCCATTCCCATCGGGGCCTACGAGCCGCGCTGGTTCATGCACAATCAGCACATCAACCCGGAAGAGGCGGTGCAGGTTCACCGGGACATACGCTCCCGGCGCAGTCTGGGCATTCATTGGGGAACTTTTCACGGCATCACGGACGAACCGCTGGACCAGCCGCCCGCGGATCTGGCCGAAGCCAGAGAACAGGCGGGCATCCCGCCGGAAGAATTTTTCGTGCTGCGGCACGGGCAGAGCGTGGATATTCTGGAGGACTGA
- a CDS encoding phosphoribosylanthranilate isomerase: MNIFRPGLIQVAGIRSVEEGRMVLDRGVHLLGFPLRLPVHAEDVSEDRAREIIGVLGPSRCVVITYEDDPRRLKDLCRFLNVRTAQVHSPVSPDVLARMKAGGLALIKSYVVGRDSLPPEEFVRAYAPFCDAFITDTFDPASGASGATGRVHDWAVSAELVRCSPLPVLLAGGLRPENVRAAVAAVAPAGVDVHTGVEDASGVKDSGLVAAFVWEARAGFAGLAP; the protein is encoded by the coding sequence ATGAACATTTTCCGCCCCGGCCTGATTCAGGTGGCCGGTATCCGCTCGGTGGAGGAAGGCCGCATGGTGCTGGACCGGGGAGTGCATCTGCTCGGCTTTCCCCTGCGTCTGCCCGTGCATGCCGAGGACGTGTCCGAAGACCGGGCCCGTGAAATCATTGGCGTTCTTGGCCCGTCACGCTGCGTGGTCATCACCTACGAGGACGATCCGCGCCGTCTGAAGGACCTGTGCCGCTTTCTGAACGTGCGCACAGCCCAGGTTCACAGCCCTGTTTCTCCAGACGTGCTGGCCCGGATGAAAGCAGGTGGTCTCGCCCTCATAAAAAGCTATGTGGTGGGGCGGGACAGCCTGCCACCGGAGGAGTTTGTCCGGGCCTACGCGCCCTTCTGCGATGCCTTCATCACCGATACCTTCGATCCTGCCTCCGGGGCCAGCGGAGCCACCGGCCGGGTGCACGACTGGGCCGTCAGCGCGGAGCTGGTCCGCTGTTCTCCGCTGCCGGTGCTGCTGGCCGGAGGGTTGCGGCCGGAAAACGTGCGCGCGGCCGTCGCCGCCGTGGCTCCAGCGGGAGTGGATGTGCACACCGGCGTGGAAGACGCTTCCGGTGTCAAGGACTCCGGGTTGGTGGCCGCCTTCGTGTGGGAGGCCCGGGCCGGGTTCGCCGGGCTGGCGCCCTGA
- a CDS encoding cupin domain-containing protein, translating to MTQPGPEAILWTKDVRVRIMPLDPEESVPWHVHGEVTDHMCCLSGRICVHAAEPDEEFRFASGQRCSIRPDRPHRMAALAGTATYLLVQGVGEYDFQPLSRS from the coding sequence ATGACGCAGCCCGGGCCGGAAGCCATCCTGTGGACAAAGGATGTGCGGGTCCGGATCATGCCGCTCGATCCGGAAGAGTCCGTGCCCTGGCATGTGCATGGCGAGGTCACAGACCACATGTGCTGTCTGTCCGGGCGAATTTGCGTGCATGCGGCCGAGCCGGACGAGGAGTTCCGGTTTGCGTCCGGCCAGCGCTGCTCCATTCGTCCCGACCGTCCGCACCGGATGGCCGCACTGGCAGGAACGGCGACGTATCTTCTGGTGCAGGGCGTGGGCGAATACGATTTCCAGCCGCTTTCGCGTTCATGA
- a CDS encoding cation diffusion facilitator family transporter: MHDHHHSHCHHDHDHGERGARFVFWLTVVTMAVEIFSGWLFGSMALLADGWHMASHAGAMAVAWFAYIYTRKNADNPDLVFGAGKINTLAGFASAVGLLLVSVYMGAESVMRFFTPVDIAFAQAAAVAVLGLTVNLVSVWMLRDEDHLHAHDHNLKAAYMHVLADTLTSILAIFALLAGKFLGLAWLDPLMGMAGALLVGQWSLGLLRETSRVLLDYRADRSLLRDMRQRLETDGRTRVHRLDVWSVGAAGLAAQLTVEDPSPRPPEHYRNLLAQIPGLARVTVEVRSSAECQVEASHA, translated from the coding sequence ATGCACGATCATCACCATTCCCACTGCCACCACGATCACGACCACGGAGAACGCGGCGCCCGCTTTGTTTTCTGGCTGACCGTCGTCACCATGGCCGTGGAGATCTTCTCCGGCTGGCTGTTCGGCTCCATGGCTCTGCTGGCCGACGGCTGGCATATGGCCAGTCATGCCGGAGCCATGGCCGTGGCCTGGTTCGCCTACATCTATACCCGCAAGAACGCCGACAACCCGGATCTCGTTTTCGGCGCGGGCAAGATCAACACCCTGGCCGGATTCGCATCCGCCGTGGGGCTGCTTCTGGTTTCCGTGTACATGGGCGCGGAATCCGTCATGCGCTTCTTCACTCCCGTGGACATCGCCTTTGCCCAGGCCGCGGCGGTGGCGGTTCTCGGACTCACCGTCAATCTGGTCAGCGTCTGGATGCTCCGGGATGAAGACCATCTGCACGCCCACGACCACAATCTGAAAGCGGCCTACATGCACGTTCTGGCCGACACCCTGACCTCCATCCTGGCCATTTTCGCCCTGCTGGCCGGAAAATTCCTGGGACTTGCCTGGCTGGACCCGCTCATGGGCATGGCCGGAGCCCTGCTGGTGGGACAGTGGTCTCTGGGGCTGCTCCGCGAAACATCGCGCGTGCTGCTGGACTACCGCGCGGACCGGTCCCTCCTGCGGGACATGCGCCAGCGTCTGGAAACCGACGGCCGGACCAGGGTCCACCGTCTGGATGTATGGAGCGTGGGAGCCGCCGGGCTGGCCGCGCAACTGACCGTCGAAGACCCGAGCCCCCGGCCGCCGGAGCATTACCGGAATCTGCTGGCCCAGATTCCGGGCCTCGCACGCGTCACGGTGGAGGTCCGCTCCAGCGCGGAATGTCAGGTGGAGGCGAGCCATGCATGA
- a CDS encoding MarR family winged helix-turn-helix transcriptional regulator, protein MHETGELSDLLIEFYEKFSSWEQAVVRDSAITLPQMHTLAILGQQSPLRMKELAAKMGITTGTLTVNVDRLEKQGLVARIPHETDRRSILVTLTEAGQALHQEHQNHHLHLTRDLQAALTPEETRQLQDILAKLLQVL, encoded by the coding sequence ATGCATGAGACCGGAGAGCTGAGCGATCTGCTCATCGAATTCTATGAAAAATTCTCTTCCTGGGAACAGGCCGTGGTCCGCGACAGCGCCATCACTCTGCCCCAGATGCACACTCTGGCCATTCTGGGCCAGCAGAGTCCGCTGCGCATGAAGGAACTGGCCGCAAAAATGGGCATCACCACCGGCACCCTCACCGTCAACGTGGACCGTCTGGAAAAGCAGGGTCTGGTGGCCCGCATCCCTCACGAGACAGACCGCCGCTCCATTCTGGTCACCCTGACCGAGGCCGGGCAGGCCCTGCATCAGGAGCATCAGAATCACCACCTGCACCTGACCCGTGACCTGCAGGCGGCCCTGACTCCGGAGGAAACGCGGCAGCTTCAGGACATTCTCGCCAAGCTGCTCCAGGTGCTGTAA
- a CDS encoding lysophospholipid acyltransferase family protein has protein sequence MNTAPANTALPARIWPTLNFYARTMAIVFRAAWRTRNGYSMGQWAEDSLTFRRGCEACGLRFHVENLEAFADLPGPCVIVANHMSTLETFILPGLLAPIKPVTFVLKRSLTTYPVFRRVINSISPIVVDRTNPREDFKTVMEEGTKRLGAGLSVIVFPQTTRTMELNRQAFNSIGVKLAKKAEVPILPLALKTDAWGIGTLCKDYGPIRPELPARFAFGVPLHVHGSGKSEHEEVMEFIHWKLAGWKMP, from the coding sequence ATGAACACAGCACCCGCAAACACAGCCCTTCCGGCCCGTATCTGGCCCACACTGAATTTTTACGCCCGCACCATGGCCATTGTCTTCCGGGCCGCATGGCGGACCCGAAACGGCTATTCCATGGGGCAATGGGCCGAAGACAGCCTGACCTTCCGGCGCGGCTGCGAAGCCTGCGGCCTGCGCTTCCATGTGGAAAATCTGGAAGCCTTCGCCGATCTTCCCGGCCCCTGCGTCATTGTGGCCAACCACATGTCCACTCTGGAGACCTTCATTCTGCCGGGGCTGCTGGCCCCCATCAAACCCGTGACCTTCGTGCTCAAGCGCAGCCTGACCACCTACCCGGTCTTCCGACGCGTCATCAATTCCATCTCGCCCATCGTCGTGGACCGGACCAATCCGCGCGAGGACTTCAAGACGGTCATGGAGGAAGGAACGAAGCGTCTGGGGGCGGGGCTTTCCGTCATCGTCTTTCCCCAGACCACACGCACCATGGAGCTGAACCGCCAGGCCTTCAATTCCATCGGCGTCAAGCTGGCCAAAAAAGCCGAAGTGCCGATTCTGCCCCTGGCTCTCAAAACCGACGCCTGGGGCATAGGCACTCTCTGCAAGGACTACGGCCCCATTCGCCCGGAACTCCCGGCGCGCTTCGCCTTCGGCGTCCCCTTGCATGTTCACGGTTCGGGCAAAAGCGAGCATGAAGAGGTAATGGAGTTCATCCACTGGAAGCTGGCCGGATGGAAGATGCCGTGA
- the ansA gene encoding asparaginase, with product MKKRVAILYTGGTIGMKPTPDGYAPEPGHLSRLMASMPDFSAPEVPAYIIREYEPLLDSSNMGPRHWQIIARDIAKLYTGFDGFIVIHGTDTMAYTASALPFMLEGLDKPVILTGSQIPLCEIRSDGRDNLITALMIIAQAPVPEVCLCFGNRLLRGCRATKVDAAGFQAFDSPNYPDLGTIGVTIRTRRPCVPPETARKLTIHALSEARVGALRLFPGISAELVANVLRSPLQGLVLETYGMGNGPSDDRELMAVLAEACGRGVVIVNCTQCLRGAVNQSGYQAGSALAACGVASGADMTPEAALTKMIYLFSLGLPPEEIRMQMTRNLRGELTEDESLECAPHL from the coding sequence GTGAAAAAACGGGTGGCCATCCTGTACACCGGCGGCACCATCGGCATGAAGCCCACGCCCGACGGCTACGCCCCCGAGCCCGGGCATCTGAGCAGACTCATGGCCTCCATGCCCGATTTTTCCGCTCCCGAAGTACCCGCCTACATCATCCGGGAATACGAGCCGCTGCTGGATTCCTCCAACATGGGCCCCCGGCACTGGCAGATCATCGCCAGGGATATCGCGAAACTCTACACCGGATTCGACGGATTCATCGTCATCCACGGCACGGACACCATGGCATACACGGCCTCGGCCCTGCCGTTCATGCTGGAAGGGCTGGACAAGCCCGTCATCCTGACCGGCTCCCAGATCCCCTTGTGCGAAATCCGCAGCGACGGCCGGGACAACCTGATCACCGCCCTGATGATCATCGCCCAGGCCCCCGTGCCCGAAGTCTGCCTGTGCTTCGGCAACCGTCTGTTGCGCGGCTGCCGGGCCACCAAGGTGGATGCGGCGGGCTTTCAGGCCTTTGATTCCCCCAACTACCCGGACCTGGGAACTATCGGGGTGACCATCCGTACCCGGCGGCCGTGCGTGCCTCCCGAAACGGCCAGGAAACTGACCATCCATGCCCTGTCCGAAGCCCGTGTAGGCGCGTTGCGGCTCTTCCCCGGCATTTCCGCGGAGCTGGTCGCCAACGTGCTGCGCTCCCCCCTGCAAGGGCTGGTGCTCGAAACGTACGGCATGGGCAACGGCCCTTCGGACGACCGAGAGCTCATGGCCGTCCTCGCCGAAGCCTGCGGCCGGGGCGTGGTTATCGTCAACTGCACGCAATGCCTGCGGGGCGCGGTAAACCAGAGCGGCTACCAGGCCGGGTCCGCTCTGGCCGCCTGCGGCGTGGCGTCCGGAGCGGACATGACCCCGGAAGCGGCTCTGACCAAAATGATTTACCTGTTCAGTCTGGGGCTTCCGCCGGAAGAAATACGCATGCAAATGACCAGGAATCTGCGCGGCGAACTGACCGAAGACGAATCCCTCGAATGCGCCCCACATCTGTGA
- a CDS encoding IS5 family transposase (programmed frameshift) gives MSQLFYLSAEQLERIKPFFPRSHGIPRVDDRKVISGLIYVIKHGLQWKDAPREYGPYKTLYNRFLRWSRMGVFNNIFTELAKTAGKDGRLMIDATHLKAHRTAASLLKKGLFSRCIGRTKGGLNSKLHAVCDGHGRPLAMKLTEGQVSDYKGAALLMDAIDALPEARELLADRGYDADWFRDALRARGITPCIPPRRSRKRPCSYDNDLYKQRHKIEIMFGRIKDWRRIAMRYDRCAHTFFSALCLAASLIFYLI, from the exons ATGAGCCAACTTTTCTACCTTTCTGCCGAACAACTCGAACGTATCAAGCCCTTCTTTCCACGATCACATGGTATTCCGCGGGTCGATGACCGGAAAGTCATCAGCGGACTCATTTATGTCATCAAACATGGCCTGCAATGGAAAGATGCACCGCGTGAGTATGGCCCGTATAAAACGCTGTACAACCGCTTTTTGCGCTGGAGCCGGATGGGCGTCTTCAACAATATTTTTACCGAATTGGCAAAAACAGCGGGAAAAGATGGACGATTGATGATCGATGCAACCCACCTCAAGGCGCATCGTACCGCCGCAAGCTTACTCAAAAAGGGGCTCT TTTCCCGCTGCATCGGACGCACAAAGGGCGGCCTGAACTCCAAACTCCATGCTGTTTGCGACGGTCACGGCAGGCCTCTGGCCATGAAGCTCACAGAAGGCCAGGTAAGCGACTACAAAGGAGCCGCCCTGCTTATGGATGCCATAGATGCTTTGCCCGAGGCCAGAGAGCTGCTGGCGGATCGTGGTTATGACGCCGACTGGTTCCGTGATGCCCTGCGCGCCAGAGGCATTACGCCCTGCATCCCGCCCAGAAGGAGCCGGAAGAGACCCTGCTCGTACGATAACGATCTGTATAAACAGCGGCACAAGATCGAGATCATGTTTGGCAGGATCAAGGACTGGCGCAGAATTGCCATGCGTTATGACCGCTGCGCGCATACCTTCTTTTCAGCTCTGTGCCTCGCGGCTTCCCTCATTTTCTATCTCATTTAA
- a CDS encoding IS5 family transposase (programmed frameshift) — protein sequence MYAHRRHDISDRVWENIQAHLPGKKGSVGHPAGDNRLFINAVFWILRTGAPWRDLPPDLGDWKNTHRRFCRWRDRGVWEKLLEVLMVEPDYEWLMIDASHCKVHPHAAGAVGGNQAMSRNKRGLNTKIHLAVDAHGMPLRVAVTEGTRADCKEACALIDGLSAEMLLADRGYDSNELIDKAVESGCQPVIPPRKNRREQRDYDRELYRVRHLVENAFLHLKRWRGIATRYAKRSLSFLAAVQIRCISLWAEII from the exons ATGTACGCACATCGACGACACGATATTTCTGACAGAGTTTGGGAAAACATACAGGCGCATCTCCCTGGCAAAAAGGGGAGCGTTGGTCACCCGGCCGGAGACAACAGGCTGTTTATTAACGCGGTGTTCTGGATATTGCGGACGGGAGCGCCATGGCGTGATCTGCCTCCTGACCTTGGGGACTGGAAAAATACCCATCGCCGGTTTTGCCGTTGGCGTGACCGGGGTGTTTGGGAAAAACTCCTTGAAGTGCTCATGGTTGAGCCTGACTATGAGTGGCTGATGATTGATGCGAGCCATTGCAAAGTGCATCCCCATGCTGCCGGAGCGGTTGGCGGCAATCAGGCGATGAGCCGTA ACAAGAGGGGGCTCAACACCAAAATACATCTGGCCGTGGATGCGCATGGTATGCCGCTCAGAGTTGCTGTTACAGAAGGTACCAGAGCTGATTGCAAGGAAGCGTGCGCATTGATTGACGGCTTGAGCGCGGAGATGCTTTTGGCTGATCGCGGATATGACAGCAATGAACTTATAGACAAGGCTGTTGAGTCCGGCTGCCAGCCCGTCATCCCGCCCAGAAAAAATCGCAGGGAGCAACGCGATTATGACAGAGAACTATACCGTGTACGGCACTTGGTCGAGAATGCCTTTCTTCACCTCAAGAGATGGCGTGGCATCGCCACGCGTTATGCAAAACGAAGCCTCTCCTTCCTTGCCGCCGTGCAAATCAGGTGTATCTCATTGTGGGCAGAAATAATTTGA
- a CDS encoding methyl-accepting chemotaxis protein has translation MFTSIRTKLLLSFFTTILVTTCVLCVVVGVASRESAIETFYASSLKEMRLIESAIDIFFDGARESIAVLSKAPAVRAADDSITSYAGTQTAGRGENSAKGRTELAMKELFSLLQGGHPEYAEIYMGTKWGGYASSSDSDIPSGFDPRVRPWYRQAMSAPGQVVLSPAYLSWTGSPVVACAMTVQNAEQETVGCVSIDVSLHSLTELIHNTPLGETGYVLLVQGDGTILANPKHAKMNMKKMSETGVPALAQLHAMKEGRAEVEMDGKAWYVQMSSLKGVDWKLIGVIEKDEVLRPFTSMLKNMLLAGLGATILMSVLTALLGTLLIRPVIAMTAAVREFNGDLTRRLPVSTRDEVGELGRWLNRFFEQLERMISELSTRTNSLKISSADLNSMATQLADNAASASTRTTHVAEGAERMNGNMNSVAAASEQASTNVNTVAASMEEMTATVRDIASNSETARDIAQKAVAEVNGTAERIDLLGNAVNEIGKVTEMITEISEQTNLLALNATIEAARAGEAGKGFAVVANEIKELARQTAQATGEIRSKIETIQTTTGDTVHEISQVAKVIGEVNEIVAVIAAAVEEQSATSFEIVTNLKQASQGIQEVNENVANTTLVTGEISADIGDVSRSVRQVHDVSVQVNAQAQDLSDLSERLERLTGQFKTSPPSFDLAKVRAAHMQWRTRLEAVINGHQEADPDSVASDHECAFGQWLFGPDGQQFTDSPHYPGLVEHHKRIHDYARQIMVCIRKNEQDRGVALLKEMEKTRMQFFEILDAFHAQSTWKESAN, from the coding sequence ATGTTCACCTCGATCCGTACGAAGCTGCTGCTCTCATTCTTCACGACAATCCTTGTCACGACGTGTGTATTGTGTGTTGTCGTCGGTGTGGCCAGCAGGGAATCGGCCATTGAAACCTTCTACGCCTCGTCCCTGAAAGAAATGAGGCTCATCGAAAGCGCCATCGATATATTCTTTGACGGCGCCAGGGAAAGCATTGCCGTTCTTTCAAAAGCGCCTGCAGTGCGCGCCGCGGACGACTCCATCACTTCCTACGCCGGTACGCAGACGGCAGGTCGTGGGGAGAACTCCGCCAAAGGGCGCACGGAACTGGCGATGAAAGAGCTTTTCTCGCTGTTGCAGGGAGGACACCCCGAATACGCGGAAATCTACATGGGCACCAAATGGGGCGGGTACGCCTCCTCCTCGGACAGTGACATACCCTCCGGGTTCGACCCCCGAGTCCGGCCCTGGTACAGGCAGGCCATGAGCGCTCCGGGGCAGGTGGTGCTGTCTCCGGCTTATCTGTCCTGGACGGGCAGCCCCGTGGTGGCCTGCGCCATGACGGTCCAGAACGCGGAGCAGGAAACGGTCGGCTGCGTGTCCATCGATGTCAGCCTGCACTCCCTCACGGAACTGATTCACAATACACCCCTCGGGGAAACGGGCTATGTGCTTCTGGTGCAGGGGGACGGCACCATTCTGGCCAATCCCAAGCACGCAAAAATGAACATGAAGAAGATGAGCGAGACCGGCGTGCCCGCGCTGGCGCAACTCCACGCCATGAAGGAAGGGCGGGCCGAAGTGGAGATGGACGGCAAGGCATGGTATGTCCAGATGAGCTCCCTCAAAGGAGTGGACTGGAAGCTGATCGGCGTCATCGAGAAGGACGAGGTTCTGCGGCCCTTCACGTCCATGCTCAAAAATATGCTCCTCGCCGGTCTTGGCGCGACCATCCTCATGTCCGTCCTCACCGCCCTGCTGGGTACCCTGCTGATCAGACCTGTCATCGCCATGACAGCGGCTGTCAGGGAATTCAACGGAGACCTGACCAGGCGGCTGCCGGTCAGCACCAGAGACGAAGTCGGAGAACTGGGCCGCTGGCTGAACCGTTTCTTCGAGCAGCTCGAACGCATGATCAGCGAACTGAGCACCAGAACCAACAGCCTGAAGATTTCCTCCGCCGATCTCAACTCCATGGCCACGCAGCTGGCGGACAACGCGGCCAGCGCGTCCACCCGCACAACCCATGTGGCCGAAGGCGCGGAACGCATGAACGGTAACATGAACTCCGTGGCGGCGGCCAGCGAGCAGGCCTCCACAAATGTCAATACCGTCGCCGCTTCCATGGAGGAAATGACCGCCACGGTCCGGGATATCGCCTCCAACTCGGAAACCGCCCGGGATATCGCCCAGAAAGCGGTGGCCGAAGTCAACGGAACGGCCGAGCGGATCGATCTGCTCGGGAACGCGGTCAATGAAATCGGCAAAGTCACGGAAATGATCACGGAGATTTCGGAGCAGACCAATCTTCTGGCCCTCAACGCCACCATCGAAGCGGCGCGGGCGGGCGAAGCGGGCAAGGGTTTTGCCGTGGTCGCCAACGAAATCAAGGAACTGGCCCGGCAGACGGCCCAGGCCACGGGAGAAATCAGGAGTAAAATCGAGACGATTCAGACCACCACCGGCGATACGGTCCATGAAATCAGCCAGGTTGCCAAAGTTATCGGTGAAGTGAATGAAATCGTCGCCGTCATCGCGGCGGCAGTGGAAGAGCAGTCGGCCACCAGCTTCGAGATCGTGACCAACCTGAAGCAGGCCTCGCAAGGCATTCAGGAAGTCAATGAAAATGTGGCCAACACCACTCTCGTGACCGGAGAAATCTCCGCCGACATCGGGGATGTCAGCCGGAGCGTCCGGCAGGTGCATGACGTCTCCGTACAGGTGAACGCTCAGGCTCAGGACCTGTCCGACCTGTCCGAACGGCTGGAGCGGCTCACCGGACAGTTCAAAACCAGCCCGCCGAGTTTTGACCTCGCCAAGGTCCGGGCCGCACATATGCAGTGGCGTACCCGGCTGGAGGCGGTCATCAACGGCCATCAGGAGGCCGATCCCGACTCCGTGGCTTCCGACCACGAATGCGCCTTCGGCCAGTGGCTGTTCGGACCGGATGGTCAGCAGTTCACGGACAGCCCGCATTATCCCGGACTGGTGGAACACCACAAACGGATACACGACTACGCCCGCCAGATCATGGTCTGCATCCGGAAAAATGAGCAGGACAGGGGCGTGGCCCTGCTGAAGGAAATGGAAAAGACCCGCATGCAGTTCTTTGAAATCCTCGACGCCTTCCATGCCCAAAGCACCTGGAAGGAATCCGCCAACTGA
- a CDS encoding TolC family outer membrane protein — protein sequence MLKKIGTALVLAYLLPGAALAEDQITIHKTVVDTLRYAPRLEMIKHNREAVEHDLRKSRGLWYPRIDVRGGIGTDAHSSRLTRAEDRDNDWDRRTEASAVLTQRLYDGGDGFGQVRLDKTRLASLDHRVLDNAESLALDAIIANLEVYRQRELLALAEENAQAHKSILSSLQEREKGGAGSAADVKQTQARLAMAQASLSKAHASLQAALSDYQRLTGVFPGKIALEPYPGGVLPNTLEEMTAQAASGNPKLGAAAEDINSESERVSIAKSNYHPYVYAELSSSYQDGVEDQDRWKMTNAAMLRLNWNLFNGGSDMAAVKAARARMRQAQSDREDLVLAVTDETRATWALYHSALNEVQEYTSAVEFNRSTRGIYLEQFGVAQRSLLDVLDSENEVFQSASQLVTARVNEHIAAYKLMALSGKLISSLRIDPDLYQKGPEVRD from the coding sequence ATGTTGAAAAAAATAGGGACCGCGCTGGTGCTGGCTTATCTGCTGCCCGGAGCCGCTTTGGCGGAGGACCAGATCACCATACATAAGACTGTTGTTGATACGCTCCGGTACGCACCCCGGCTGGAGATGATCAAGCATAACCGCGAGGCCGTGGAGCACGATCTGAGAAAATCCAGGGGCCTGTGGTATCCCCGGATCGATGTGCGGGGCGGCATCGGCACAGATGCCCACAGCAGCAGATTGACCCGTGCCGAAGACCGCGACAACGACTGGGACCGCCGTACCGAAGCGTCCGCCGTTTTGACGCAGCGTCTGTACGACGGCGGGGACGGATTCGGACAGGTGCGTCTGGACAAGACCCGTCTGGCTTCTCTTGACCACCGGGTTCTGGATAACGCCGAATCCCTGGCGCTGGACGCCATCATCGCCAATCTGGAAGTGTACCGGCAGCGGGAACTGCTGGCTCTGGCCGAAGAAAACGCCCAGGCCCACAAGTCCATCCTTTCTTCCCTGCAGGAGCGGGAAAAGGGCGGAGCGGGCAGCGCCGCCGACGTGAAGCAGACCCAGGCCCGGCTGGCCATGGCTCAGGCTTCTCTCTCCAAGGCTCACGCCAGCCTTCAGGCCGCCCTCTCCGACTATCAGCGCCTGACCGGCGTTTTTCCGGGGAAGATCGCTCTTGAGCCCTATCCGGGGGGAGTTCTTCCGAACACTCTGGAAGAAATGACCGCGCAGGCGGCCTCGGGCAATCCCAAGCTTGGTGCTGCCGCCGAGGACATAAACTCCGAAAGCGAGCGGGTGAGCATCGCTAAATCCAATTACCATCCGTATGTTTACGCTGAACTGTCCTCTTCCTATCAGGATGGCGTGGAAGATCAGGACCGGTGGAAAATGACCAACGCCGCCATGCTGCGTCTGAACTGGAATCTCTTCAACGGCGGTTCGGACATGGCAGCCGTCAAGGCGGCGCGGGCCCGGATGCGGCAGGCCCAGTCCGACCGTGAGGATCTGGTGCTGGCCGTCACGGATGAAACCCGGGCCACTTGGGCGCTGTACCATTCCGCCCTGAATGAGGTACAGGAATATACGAGCGCCGTGGAATTCAACCGGAGCACCAGGGGGATTTATCTGGAACAGTTCGGCGTTGCCCAGCGCAGCCTGCTCGATGTGCTGGATTCCGAGAACGAAGTGTTCCAGTCCGCCAGCCAGCTGGTGACGGCCAGGGTCAACGAGCACATCGCCGCGTACAAGCTCATGGCCCTTTCCGGCAAGCTGATCTCCTCGCTGCGCATTGATCCCGATCTGTACCAGAAGGGACCCGAGGTGCGGGATTGA